A region of Lichenibacterium dinghuense DNA encodes the following proteins:
- a CDS encoding TetR/AcrR family transcriptional regulator codes for MAAAASRDGKHAGGRPTREEAARREERLLEVAKAMFLDNGYDGTSMDAIAAASGTGKPSLYARYGDKRALFLAVLRHSVDLWARPLSKLGHCPQHALRLDELEPLLERVGRHILECSITPESVALKRVLTSQAGQFPELAATLQDAGWGAVVRHVAALLRLAVDFERSAVADAELAADLFLSLVLGRLSHEALLGIEIDRSAIDGRITAAVKIFLGLAFVAR; via the coding sequence ATGGCTGCGGCCGCGTCGAGGGACGGGAAACACGCGGGCGGGCGGCCGACGCGCGAGGAAGCGGCGCGCCGCGAGGAGCGGCTGCTCGAGGTCGCCAAGGCCATGTTCCTCGACAACGGCTACGACGGCACCTCGATGGACGCCATCGCGGCGGCGTCCGGCACCGGCAAGCCGTCGCTCTACGCGCGCTACGGCGACAAGCGGGCGCTGTTCCTGGCGGTGCTGCGCCACAGCGTCGACCTGTGGGCGCGCCCGCTCTCGAAGCTCGGCCACTGCCCGCAGCATGCCCTGCGCCTCGACGAGCTGGAGCCGCTGCTGGAGCGGGTGGGCCGGCACATCCTGGAATGCTCGATCACCCCGGAGTCGGTCGCGCTGAAGCGCGTGCTGACCTCGCAGGCCGGGCAGTTCCCCGAGCTCGCCGCGACGCTGCAGGACGCGGGCTGGGGCGCGGTGGTGCGCCACGTCGCGGCGCTGCTGCGCCTGGCGGTGGACTTCGAGCGCTCGGCCGTGGCTGACGCGGAGCTGGCCGCCGACCTGTTCCTGAGCCTGGTGCTGGGGCGCCTGTCGCACGAGGCCCTGCTCGGCATCGAGATCGACCGCAGCGCCATCGACGGCCGCATCACCGCGGCGGTGAAGATCTTCCTGGGGCTCGCCTTCGTGGCGCGGTGA
- a CDS encoding aldehyde dehydrogenase (NADP(+)), which yields MALTGDIVIGAERLSGRAASFKAVDPSTGEALEPAFAFAGEAEVERACGLAAEAFDAYRETAPDARAAFLEAIADEIVALGDALVERACAESGLPRARIEGERGRTVGQLKLFAAVVRAGHWLDLRVDTALPDRKPLARSDLRQRHIPLGPVAVFGASNFPLAFSVAGGDTASALAAGCPVVVKGHPAHPGTGEMVGDAVRAAVKRCGLPAGTFTLLLGANETGAALVRDPRIKAVGFTGSRGGGLALAAIAAARPEPIPVYAEMSSVNPVYLMPGALAARGDALGRAFVGSLTMGAGQFCTNPGLVLALAGPELDAFVASASAALADYAPPAMLTPGIHGAYEAGRKALEGNGRVRRVAEGKVGEGVNRGRGALFVTEAADFLADETLAHEVFGASSLVVRCRDADELVAVTRKLEGQLTATLHLEPSDAALARRLLPVLEVKAGRILANGWPTGVEVSHAMVHGGPFPATTDGRSTSVGSLAIRRFLRPVCYQDLPAELLPEALSDAALAGLPHMLDGAAKLPG from the coding sequence ATGGCATTGACCGGCGACATCGTGATCGGGGCCGAGCGCCTGTCCGGCCGCGCGGCGAGCTTCAAGGCGGTCGACCCGTCGACCGGCGAGGCGCTGGAGCCGGCCTTCGCCTTCGCGGGCGAGGCGGAGGTCGAGCGCGCCTGCGGGCTCGCGGCCGAAGCCTTCGACGCCTACCGCGAGACCGCGCCGGACGCGCGGGCCGCCTTCCTGGAGGCCATCGCCGACGAGATCGTGGCGCTCGGCGACGCGCTGGTCGAGCGCGCCTGCGCCGAATCCGGCCTGCCCCGCGCCCGCATCGAGGGCGAGCGCGGCCGCACGGTCGGCCAGCTCAAGCTCTTCGCCGCCGTGGTGCGGGCCGGCCACTGGCTCGACCTCCGGGTCGACACCGCCCTGCCCGACCGCAAGCCGCTGGCGCGCTCGGACCTGCGCCAGCGCCACATCCCGCTCGGCCCCGTCGCGGTGTTCGGCGCCAGCAACTTCCCGCTCGCCTTCTCGGTGGCGGGCGGCGATACGGCCTCGGCGCTGGCGGCCGGCTGCCCCGTCGTCGTGAAGGGCCACCCGGCCCACCCCGGCACGGGCGAGATGGTGGGCGACGCCGTGCGGGCGGCCGTGAAGCGCTGCGGCCTGCCGGCCGGCACCTTCACGCTGCTGCTCGGCGCCAACGAGACCGGCGCCGCGCTGGTGCGCGACCCGCGCATCAAGGCGGTGGGCTTCACCGGCTCGCGCGGCGGCGGCCTCGCGCTCGCGGCCATCGCGGCGGCGCGGCCCGAGCCGATCCCGGTCTACGCCGAGATGAGCAGCGTCAACCCCGTCTACCTCATGCCGGGCGCGCTGGCGGCCCGCGGGGACGCGCTGGGCCGCGCCTTCGTGGGCTCGCTGACGATGGGCGCCGGGCAGTTCTGCACCAACCCCGGCCTCGTGCTGGCGCTCGCCGGGCCCGAGCTCGACGCCTTCGTGGCCTCGGCCTCGGCGGCGCTCGCCGACTACGCGCCCCCGGCCATGCTGACGCCGGGCATCCACGGGGCCTACGAGGCGGGCCGCAAGGCGCTGGAAGGCAACGGGCGCGTGCGCCGCGTCGCGGAGGGCAAGGTCGGCGAGGGCGTGAACCGCGGGCGCGGCGCGCTGTTCGTGACCGAGGCGGCGGACTTCCTCGCCGACGAGACCCTGGCCCACGAGGTGTTCGGCGCCTCGTCGCTTGTGGTGCGCTGCCGCGACGCCGACGAGCTCGTCGCTGTGACGCGCAAGCTCGAAGGCCAGCTCACCGCGACGCTGCACCTGGAGCCGTCCGACGCCGCGCTGGCCCGCCGCCTCCTGCCGGTGCTGGAGGTGAAGGCCGGGCGCATCCTCGCCAACGGCTGGCCCACGGGCGTCGAGGTCAGCCACGCCATGGTGCACGGCGGCCCGTTCCCGGCCACGACGGACGGGCGCTCGACCTCGGTCGGCAGCCTCGCCATCCGGCGCTTCCTGCGTCCGGTCTGCTACCAGGACCTGCCGGCCGAGCTGCTGCCCGAGGCGCTCAGCGACGCCGCGCTGGCGGGGCTGCCCCACATGCTGGACGGCGCGGCCAAGCTGCCGGGCTGA
- a CDS encoding peptidase domain-containing ABC transporter: protein MMQAAAAPMTPTPRPDAGLRALCGIAAYYRIAADPTHLQRELALIGREAGVTDLMRACGLIGMRARRVTRTTEKQLTLTPTPAIAKLRDGGFVVFGGRLTDGRFRLVDPVTSVDRAVSAEEFFSDIEPQLLLVGRRAGGAGYDPKSFGFRWFLPSIWRYRRPLIHVLVASLFVQVFALVTPMFFQVVVDKVLSHKGYSTLIVLTVGIVLVGLFDVVLQYLRTYALTHTTNRIDVELGQRLFRHLLHLPLSYFETRAAGQTVARVRELENIRSFLTGQGLFSALDLLFTFVFIAVLFAYSWKLSIIVVLSIPLYVLVALCFRPVLQEMVREKFNASALSSQFLVEAVVGIQTVKASAVEPIMQQQWEERLASYIKQSFSVTIVSAIAQNGITYISRLSTALLMLFGAKAVIDGDLSIGALVAFNMIASQVTAPVLRLSQLYQDFQQVQISVERLGDVLNAPAEPVIQARTVLPPPRGLIEFRNVTFRYRPGGNDVVKGVNLQIRPGEVVGIVGPSGSGKSTLTKLIQRLYMPQDGQILLDGADLTQVDPAWLRTNIGVVLQENLLFNRTIHENIAFAAPAMPRAQVIAIAKLSGADEFIAKLPGGYDTVIEERGANLSGGQRQRIAIARALATNPPILIFDEATSALDYESERVIQNNMRQIVRNRTVIIIAHRLAAVRPCDRIIGMEDGRVIEVGAHDELIARQGGLYKKLWTLQNEQVQA from the coding sequence ATGATGCAAGCCGCCGCCGCACCGATGACGCCGACGCCTAGGCCCGACGCCGGCCTGCGGGCGCTCTGCGGCATCGCCGCCTATTACCGGATCGCCGCCGACCCGACCCACCTGCAGCGCGAGCTGGCGCTGATCGGCCGCGAGGCCGGCGTCACCGACCTGATGCGGGCCTGCGGCCTCATCGGGATGCGGGCGCGGCGCGTCACCCGCACCACCGAGAAGCAGCTCACCCTGACGCCGACGCCCGCCATCGCCAAGCTGCGCGACGGCGGCTTCGTGGTGTTCGGCGGCCGGCTGACCGATGGGCGCTTCCGCCTGGTCGACCCCGTCACCAGCGTCGACCGCGCCGTGTCGGCGGAGGAGTTCTTCTCGGACATCGAGCCGCAGCTGCTGCTCGTCGGCCGCCGCGCCGGCGGCGCCGGCTACGACCCGAAGAGCTTCGGCTTCCGCTGGTTCCTGCCGTCCATCTGGCGCTACCGCCGGCCGCTGATCCACGTGCTCGTGGCGTCGCTGTTCGTGCAGGTGTTCGCGCTCGTCACGCCGATGTTCTTCCAGGTCGTGGTCGACAAGGTGCTCAGCCACAAGGGCTACTCCACCCTGATCGTGCTGACGGTCGGCATCGTGCTGGTGGGGCTGTTCGACGTGGTGCTGCAATACCTGCGCACCTACGCGCTCACCCACACGACGAACCGCATCGACGTCGAGCTCGGCCAGCGGCTGTTCCGCCACCTGCTGCACCTGCCGCTCTCCTATTTCGAGACCCGCGCGGCCGGCCAGACCGTGGCGCGCGTGCGAGAGCTCGAGAACATCCGCTCCTTCCTCACCGGCCAGGGGCTGTTCTCGGCGCTCGACCTCCTGTTCACCTTCGTGTTCATCGCGGTGCTGTTCGCCTATTCGTGGAAGCTCAGCATCATCGTGGTCTTGTCCATCCCGCTCTACGTGCTGGTGGCGCTGTGCTTCCGGCCGGTGCTGCAGGAGATGGTCCGCGAGAAGTTCAACGCCAGCGCGCTGAGCTCGCAGTTCCTGGTCGAGGCCGTGGTGGGCATCCAGACCGTGAAGGCGTCCGCGGTCGAGCCCATCATGCAGCAGCAGTGGGAGGAGCGGCTCGCCTCCTACATCAAGCAGTCCTTCTCGGTGACGATCGTGTCCGCCATCGCGCAGAACGGCATCACCTACATCAGCCGCCTGTCCACCGCGCTGCTGATGCTGTTCGGCGCCAAAGCGGTGATCGACGGCGACCTCAGCATCGGCGCGCTGGTGGCCTTCAACATGATCGCGAGCCAGGTGACGGCGCCGGTGCTGCGCCTGTCCCAGCTCTACCAGGACTTTCAGCAGGTGCAGATCTCGGTCGAGCGGCTCGGCGACGTGCTCAACGCCCCGGCCGAGCCGGTGATCCAGGCCCGCACCGTGCTGCCGCCGCCGCGCGGGCTGATCGAGTTCCGCAACGTCACCTTCCGCTACCGGCCCGGCGGCAACGACGTCGTCAAGGGCGTGAACCTGCAGATCCGCCCCGGCGAGGTGGTGGGCATCGTGGGGCCGTCGGGCTCCGGCAAATCGACGCTGACCAAGCTGATCCAGCGCCTCTACATGCCGCAGGACGGGCAGATCCTGCTCGACGGCGCCGACCTCACGCAGGTCGACCCGGCCTGGCTGCGCACCAACATCGGCGTGGTGCTGCAGGAGAACCTGCTGTTCAACCGCACCATCCACGAGAACATCGCCTTCGCGGCCCCGGCCATGCCGCGCGCCCAGGTGATCGCCATCGCCAAGCTGTCGGGCGCCGACGAGTTCATCGCCAAGCTGCCCGGCGGCTACGACACGGTGATCGAGGAGCGCGGCGCCAACCTTTCCGGCGGCCAGCGCCAGCGCATCGCCATCGCGCGGGCTCTCGCCACCAACCCGCCGATCCTGATCTTCGACGAGGCGACCTCGGCGCTCGACTACGAGAGCGAGCGCGTGATCCAGAACAACATGCGCCAGATCGTGCGCAACCGCACCGTGATCATCATCGCGCACCGCCTGGCCGCCGTGCGGCCCTGCGACCGCATCATCGGCATGGAGGACGGGCGCGTGATCGAGGTCGGCGCCCACGACGAGCTGATCGCGCGCCAGGGCGGCCTCTACAAGAAGCTGTGGACGCTGCAGAACGAACAGGTGCAGGCGTGA
- a CDS encoding HlyD family type I secretion periplasmic adaptor subunit — translation MSTLPATTKPAKVPAARRIRLSHGDYEFLPAALEILETPLSPVRTGMMATIAAFVVISLAWSWFGRIDIIATAQGKIQPVGRTKTVQPLETGKVLSIAVENGMRVKAGDVLVRLDPGEARADESTLEADIQSERAEVLRRTTALMLASKRALGPVPQIKFDADVPPAIAVREQRVLAQDIAQLAGTVGSLDGQVKEKTAERDRLKSTIDAQTQLVATLKERVDMRQTLEASKSESRAKVIDALELMQTQQATLASERGQIGEIEASLGRLQRDIEKSYASFAADNAQKLADAERQMDENSEKLNKARIKTADMTLRSPIDGTVSGSTVTSVGQVLTVGEQVMQIVPSDTKLEIECYLPNADIGFVRKDQPAVVKIDSFPFTDYGTIDGQVTRVAHDAIPQPDADQREQNPAMAAKDAAMFGGAQRFQNLVYPVTLTMDRTSMKSEGTDVPLVPGMAVTVEIKTGTRRILSYLFSPIMQVTTTAFRER, via the coding sequence GTGAGCACTCTCCCGGCCACCACCAAGCCGGCCAAGGTGCCGGCCGCCCGGCGCATCAGGCTCAGCCACGGCGACTACGAGTTCCTGCCGGCCGCGCTGGAGATCCTGGAAACGCCGCTGTCGCCCGTTCGCACCGGCATGATGGCCACGATCGCCGCCTTCGTGGTGATCTCGCTCGCCTGGTCCTGGTTCGGCCGCATCGACATCATCGCCACCGCGCAGGGCAAGATCCAGCCGGTCGGCCGCACCAAGACGGTGCAGCCGCTGGAAACCGGCAAGGTGCTCTCGATCGCGGTCGAGAACGGCATGCGGGTCAAGGCCGGCGACGTGCTGGTGCGGCTCGACCCCGGCGAGGCGCGGGCCGACGAGAGCACGCTGGAGGCCGACATCCAGTCCGAGAGGGCCGAGGTGCTGCGCCGCACGACCGCGCTGATGCTGGCCTCCAAGCGCGCGCTGGGGCCCGTGCCGCAGATCAAGTTCGACGCCGACGTGCCGCCCGCCATCGCGGTGCGCGAGCAGCGCGTGCTGGCGCAGGACATCGCGCAGCTCGCCGGAACGGTCGGCAGCCTCGACGGGCAGGTGAAGGAGAAGACGGCGGAGCGCGACAGGCTGAAGAGCACGATCGACGCGCAGACGCAGCTCGTGGCGACGCTGAAGGAGCGCGTCGACATGCGCCAGACGCTGGAAGCGTCGAAGTCGGAGTCGCGCGCCAAGGTGATCGACGCGCTGGAGCTGATGCAGACCCAGCAGGCGACGCTGGCCTCCGAGCGCGGGCAGATCGGCGAGATCGAGGCGAGCCTCGGGCGCCTGCAGCGCGACATCGAGAAGAGCTACGCGAGCTTCGCGGCCGACAACGCCCAGAAGCTCGCCGACGCCGAGCGGCAGATGGACGAGAACAGCGAGAAGCTGAACAAGGCGCGGATCAAGACCGCCGACATGACGCTCCGCAGCCCCATCGACGGCACGGTGTCGGGCTCGACGGTCACCTCGGTCGGCCAGGTGCTCACGGTCGGCGAGCAGGTGATGCAGATCGTGCCGAGCGACACCAAGCTCGAGATCGAGTGCTACCTGCCCAACGCCGACATCGGCTTCGTCCGCAAGGACCAGCCGGCGGTGGTGAAGATCGACAGCTTCCCCTTCACCGACTACGGCACGATCGACGGGCAGGTGACCCGCGTGGCCCACGACGCCATCCCGCAGCCCGACGCCGACCAGCGCGAGCAGAACCCGGCCATGGCGGCCAAGGACGCGGCGATGTTCGGCGGCGCGCAGCGCTTCCAGAACCTCGTCTACCCCGTGACGCTGACGATGGACCGGACCTCGATGAAGTCGGAGGGCACGGACGTGCCGCTCGTGCCGGGCATGGCCGTGACGGTGGAGATCAAGACCGGCACGCGCCGCATCCTGTCCTACCTGTTCTCGCCCATCATGCAGGTGACGACGACGGCGTTCAGAGAACGGTGA
- the ilvA gene encoding threonine ammonia-lyase, biosynthetic — MNLHLPWTTSDAVDLNDYARRILTSRVYEVAIRTPLDPLPALSGRLGNRVLLKREDLQPVFSFKIRGAYNKMAGLPREALERGVITASAGNHAQGVAFAGQRLGIVPTIVMPRTTPGIKVAGVRARGGNAVIHGDNFDEASKHAQALCAEGGLTYVPPYDDPDVIAGQGTVGMEILQQHPEPIEAIFVPVGGGGLAAGIAAYVKFLRPDVKVIGVEPDDAASMQAAIAADDRVVLDRVGLFADGVAVRQAGAETFRICRQCLDEVITVTTDEICAAVKDVFDGTRAVAEPAGAVSLAGLKRYAAERGLEGRTLVAINSGANLNFDRLRHIAERAEIGEGREALLAVTIPEEAGSYRRFMQVLGPRSITEFNYRQTGPGVPAHIFVGVELRNGEAEKHDIVATLDRAGYPVVDLSEDEIAKVHVRHMVGGRVAGLENERVMRFQFPEYPGALLNFLNGLGQFWNITLFHYRNHGADYGRVLAGFDVPPADRERFGAAVEALGYPSWDESDNPAIRLFLDAKAAG, encoded by the coding sequence ATGAACCTCCACCTGCCCTGGACCACCTCCGACGCCGTCGACCTGAACGACTACGCCCGCCGCATCCTCACGTCGCGGGTCTACGAGGTCGCGATCCGGACGCCGCTCGACCCCCTGCCCGCGCTGTCGGGCCGCCTCGGCAACCGCGTGCTGCTGAAGCGCGAGGACCTGCAGCCGGTGTTCTCCTTCAAGATCCGCGGCGCCTACAACAAGATGGCGGGCCTGCCCCGCGAGGCGCTGGAGCGCGGCGTCATCACGGCCTCGGCCGGCAACCACGCGCAGGGCGTGGCCTTCGCGGGCCAGAGGCTCGGCATCGTGCCCACCATCGTGATGCCGCGCACGACGCCCGGCATCAAGGTGGCGGGCGTGCGGGCGCGCGGCGGCAATGCGGTGATCCACGGCGACAACTTCGACGAGGCGTCGAAGCACGCGCAGGCGCTCTGCGCCGAGGGCGGCCTCACCTACGTGCCCCCCTACGACGACCCGGACGTCATCGCGGGCCAGGGCACGGTCGGCATGGAGATCCTCCAGCAGCACCCCGAGCCCATCGAGGCGATCTTCGTGCCGGTGGGCGGCGGCGGCTTGGCTGCCGGCATCGCGGCCTACGTCAAGTTCCTGCGGCCCGACGTGAAGGTGATCGGCGTCGAGCCCGACGACGCCGCCTCCATGCAGGCCGCCATCGCGGCCGACGACCGCGTGGTGCTCGACCGCGTCGGCCTCTTCGCGGACGGCGTCGCGGTGCGCCAGGCCGGCGCCGAAACCTTCCGGATCTGCCGCCAGTGCCTCGACGAGGTCATCACGGTGACGACGGACGAGATCTGCGCCGCCGTGAAGGATGTATTCGACGGCACCCGCGCCGTGGCGGAGCCGGCCGGCGCCGTGTCGCTGGCCGGGCTCAAGCGCTACGCGGCCGAGCGCGGCCTCGAAGGCCGGACGCTGGTGGCGATCAACTCCGGCGCCAATCTCAACTTCGACCGCCTGCGCCACATCGCCGAGCGGGCCGAGATCGGCGAGGGCCGCGAGGCCCTTCTTGCCGTGACCATCCCCGAGGAGGCCGGCTCCTACCGGCGCTTCATGCAGGTCCTGGGACCGCGCTCCATCACCGAGTTCAACTACCGCCAGACGGGCCCCGGCGTCCCGGCCCACATCTTCGTCGGCGTCGAGCTGCGCAACGGGGAAGCCGAGAAGCACGACATCGTCGCGACCCTGGACCGGGCCGGCTACCCCGTGGTCGACCTCAGCGAGGACGAGATCGCCAAGGTCCACGTCCGCCACATGGTGGGCGGCCGCGTCGCGGGGCTGGAGAACGAGCGCGTGATGCGCTTCCAGTTCCCGGAGTATCCCGGCGCGCTGCTCAACTTCCTGAACGGGCTCGGCCAGTTCTGGAACATCACCCTGTTCCATTACCGCAACCACGGCGCCGACTACGGCCGCGTGCTGGCGGGCTTCGACGTGCCCCCGGCCGACCGGGAGCGGTTCGGGGCCGCCGTCGAGGCGCTGGGCTACCCGTCCTGGGACGAGAGCGACAACCCGGCGATCCGGCTGTTCCTGGACGCCAAAGCGGCGGGGTGA
- a CDS encoding MBL fold metallo-hydrolase: MIELSYPYPEPPADGATREIAPGLHWLRLPLPFRLNHVNVYLVEGERGWTAIDAGVDTAQARALWEGLLGGLLADKPVERLIVTHYHPDHVGAAAWLCGRTGAALAMGETEYLTARVHRLATADDLGAERDFYLRHGLAAEQLGLMAQRLDRYRSVVPDLPRRYSPIRAGDRLKFGPFEAEATMLPGHSPAQVLLHAPAHDLLFAADHVLPQISPNVSVAEEKPEDDPLGRYLASLAELPARVPDRTLVLPGHRLPFFGLHRRCAELAAHHAARCADLARLCDPAAPPTVAEIVPRLFTMELDAHQFWFAFSETLAHVNLMARRGEIAEVRDGSLRRWRRA, from the coding sequence GTGATCGAGCTCAGCTACCCTTATCCCGAGCCGCCCGCCGACGGCGCGACGCGGGAGATCGCGCCCGGCCTGCACTGGCTGCGCCTGCCGCTGCCGTTCCGCCTGAACCACGTCAACGTCTACCTCGTCGAGGGCGAGCGGGGCTGGACGGCGATCGACGCCGGCGTCGACACCGCGCAGGCCCGCGCGCTGTGGGAGGGCCTGCTCGGCGGGCTCCTGGCGGACAAGCCCGTCGAGCGCCTGATCGTCACCCACTACCACCCGGACCACGTCGGCGCGGCCGCCTGGCTGTGCGGGCGCACAGGGGCCGCGCTCGCCATGGGCGAGACCGAGTACCTCACCGCGCGGGTGCACCGGCTCGCGACGGCGGACGACCTCGGCGCCGAGCGGGACTTCTACCTCCGCCACGGCCTCGCGGCGGAGCAGCTCGGCCTCATGGCGCAGCGGCTCGACCGCTACCGCTCCGTCGTGCCGGATCTGCCGCGGCGCTACAGCCCGATCCGGGCCGGGGACCGCCTGAAGTTCGGGCCCTTCGAGGCGGAAGCGACGATGCTGCCCGGTCACTCGCCCGCGCAGGTGCTGCTGCACGCGCCCGCCCACGACCTGCTGTTCGCGGCGGACCACGTGCTGCCGCAGATCTCGCCCAACGTGTCGGTGGCGGAGGAGAAGCCGGAGGACGATCCGCTCGGGCGCTACCTCGCCTCGCTGGCGGAGCTGCCGGCGCGCGTGCCGGACCGCACGCTGGTGCTGCCGGGGCATCGCCTGCCCTTCTTCGGGCTGCATCGGCGCTGCGCCGAGCTCGCCGCCCACCACGCGGCCCGCTGCGCCGACCTCGCGCGGCTCTGCGACCCCGCGGCGCCGCCGACCGTCGCCGAGATCGTGCCGCGGCTCTTCACCATGGAGCTCGACGCCCACCAGTTCTGGTTCGCCTTCAGCGAGACGCTGGCCCACGTCAACCTGATGGCGCGGCGTGGCGAGATCGCCGAGGTGCGGGACGGGAGCTTGCGGCGGTGGCGGAGGGCGTGA
- a CDS encoding coiled-coil domain-containing protein — protein sequence MFDTLKFARTLRDGGQFTPEQSERLSDALSEAMSGEMASRNDLEAAGSKLERKIDGLRDELAAVEAKLERKIDDLRGDLAAVEAKLDRKIDDLRGDLAAVEAKLDRKTDDLRDDLDRNTKDLRADLRNEIRGMEAKFEAAKADTLKWIVGIIGF from the coding sequence ATGTTCGATACGCTGAAGTTCGCCCGGACCCTGCGCGACGGCGGCCAGTTCACGCCCGAACAGTCCGAGCGCCTGTCGGATGCGCTGTCCGAGGCGATGTCGGGCGAGATGGCGTCGCGCAACGATCTCGAAGCCGCAGGGTCGAAGCTCGAACGCAAGATCGACGGCCTGCGGGACGAACTCGCCGCCGTCGAAGCCAAGCTCGAACGCAAGATCGACGACCTGCGGGGCGATCTCGCCGCCGTCGAAGCCAAGCTCGATCGCAAGATCGACGACCTGCGGGGCGATCTCGCCGCCGTCGAAGCCAAGCTGGACCGCAAGACCGACGACCTGCGGGACGATCTCGACCGTAACACCAAGGATTTACGGGCCGATCTCCGGAATGAGATCAGAGGTATGGAAGCCAAGTTCGAGGCCGCCAAGGCCGACACGCTGAAGTGGATCGTCGGCATCATCGGCTTCTAG
- a CDS encoding branched-chain amino acid ABC transporter permease — protein MSVGPVTALDPVADAPADDVLAPGALIEADPRRHDGAVHTAIFAGLVALLVVAPFLAYPVFVMRVMCFALFASAFNLLLGYGGLLSFGHAAYFGLASYVCATAARSWGLDAALAILLGTAAAGVLGVVFGAVAIRRQGIYFSMITLALAQIVYFVSLQAPFTGGEDGIQGVPRGRLFGVISLASDATLYVVVAVIFVAGLLLIYRIVHSPFGQVLRAIRENENRALSLGYRVDRYRLAVFTMSAALAGLAGSTKAVVFQLASLTDVHWTMSGEVVLMTLIGGMGTMFGPTVGALVFVSLEFYLSSIGSWVTVVEGAVFVVCVLAFREGIVGVLARRLRRPL, from the coding sequence ATGTCGGTGGGACCCGTGACAGCGCTCGATCCGGTCGCCGACGCGCCGGCCGACGACGTCCTCGCGCCCGGCGCGCTGATCGAGGCCGACCCGCGGCGACATGACGGCGCGGTGCACACGGCGATCTTCGCCGGGCTGGTCGCGCTGCTCGTGGTCGCGCCCTTCCTGGCCTATCCGGTCTTCGTGATGCGGGTGATGTGCTTCGCGCTCTTCGCCTCGGCCTTCAACCTGCTGCTCGGCTACGGCGGGCTCCTGTCCTTCGGCCACGCCGCCTATTTCGGCCTGGCCTCCTACGTCTGCGCCACCGCGGCGCGGTCCTGGGGCCTCGACGCCGCGCTGGCGATCCTGCTCGGGACCGCCGCGGCGGGCGTCCTCGGCGTCGTGTTCGGCGCGGTGGCGATCCGCCGCCAGGGCATCTACTTCTCGATGATCACGCTGGCCCTGGCGCAGATCGTCTATTTCGTGTCGCTGCAGGCGCCGTTCACGGGCGGCGAGGACGGCATCCAGGGCGTTCCGCGCGGCCGCCTGTTCGGCGTGATCAGCCTCGCGTCGGACGCGACGCTCTACGTCGTGGTCGCGGTGATCTTCGTCGCGGGGCTGCTCCTCATCTACCGCATCGTGCACTCGCCCTTCGGCCAGGTGCTGCGCGCCATCCGCGAGAACGAGAACCGCGCCCTGTCGCTGGGCTACCGCGTCGACCGCTACCGGCTCGCGGTCTTCACCATGTCCGCGGCGCTCGCGGGGCTCGCGGGCTCCACCAAGGCCGTCGTGTTCCAGCTCGCCTCACTGACGGACGTGCACTGGACCATGTCGGGCGAAGTGGTGCTGATGACGCTGATCGGCGGCATGGGCACGATGTTCGGCCCCACGGTGGGGGCGCTCGTCTTCGTGTCGCTGGAGTTCTACCTGTCCTCCATCGGGTCCTGGGTCACGGTGGTCGAGGGCGCGGTCTTCGTGGTCTGCGTGCTGGCCTTCCGGGAGGGCATCGTCGGCGTCCTGGCGCGGCGGCTGCGCCGGCCGCTGTGA